The Doryrhamphus excisus isolate RoL2022-K1 chromosome 1, RoL_Dexc_1.0, whole genome shotgun sequence genome includes a window with the following:
- the taf5l gene encoding TAF5-like RNA polymerase II p300/CBP-associated factor-associated factor 65 kDa subunit 5L isoform X2 codes for MKRVRTEQIQYAVAQYLKRRQYVDSTEGSLKAAKFFQTAEEMAAGLTVQTESGCANVVSAAPCQSDPQQYELQYSRLRCFLSEADISWAKEVSSILYPLFVYFHLDMVHLGLKGAVDGFYSRFHGAFLQDSEQRATIEQLRHVLTSQDVAANPRLNAFLEHKFVVHLTEPAYSYLLRYLQSEDNSTICRVLSTHLKLEVSVSRRTDYQLYGGAGGNAGAPNSTSTWAGVDGAEGGDGVELPAGIPQSQAALEALQDCIKKVNEGPPSLTTVCFYAFHHTEQLLNAAEVSADSRLLAAGFDSSTVKLWSLRARKLKAKPHVTDVSRVHLACDVLEEEMDEEDASGSEIKMLRGHSGPVYRTAFLTDSSGLLTCSEDTSIRYWDLGSFTNTVLYQGHAYPVWDVDVSPCSLYFASGSHDRTARLWTFSRTYPLRLYAGHLADVDCIKFHPNSNYLATGSTDKTVRLWSTQQGASVRLFTGHRGPVLSLAFSPNGKYLASGGEDQRIKLWDLASGTLFKDMRGHTDSVTGLSFSPDSSLVASSSMDNSVRVWDVRGSHGGTPTDGSSGELVGSYAGNTSNVLNVQFMACNLLLVTGSAHDNTES; via the exons ATGAAGCGGGTCCGCACGGAGCAGATCCAGTACGCAGTGGCCCAGTACCTGAAGAGGAGACAGTATGTGGACTCCACTGAGGGTTCCCTGAAAGCAGCCAAATTCTTCCAGACAGCTGAGGAAATGGCTGCTGGCCTCACAG TTCAGACCGAGTCAGGCTGCGCCAATGTGGtgtccgcagcgccttgtcagtCGGACCCGCAGCAGTATGAGTTGCAGTACTCGAGGCTGCGCTGCTTCCTGTCAG AAGCGGACATATCATGGGCAAAGGAGGTGAGCAGCATCCTCTACCCGCTTTTTGTCTACTTCCACCTGGACATGGTGCACTTGGGCCTGAAGGGGGCAGTTGACGGCTTCTACAGCCGTTTCCACGGCGCCTTCCTTCAGGACAGCGAGCAGCGTGCCACCATCGAGCAGCTCCGTCACGTCCTCACCAGTCAGGACGTGGCCGCCAACCCCAGGCTCAATGCTTTTCTGGAGCACAAGTTTGTGGTACATCTAACGGAGCCCGCCTACAGTTACCTGCTACGCTACCTGCAGAGCGAGGACAACAGCACCATCTGCAGGGTCCTCAGTACGCACCTGAAGCTGGAGGTGAGCGTCTCACGGCGCACCGACTACCAGTTATACGGCGGAGCAGGCGGGAATGCCGGTGCGCCCAACTCGACTTCCACGTGGGCGGGAGTGGACGGTGCGGAGGGCGGGGACGGGGTGGAGCTCCCTGCTGGAATCCCACAGAGCCAGGCGGCACTGGAGGCTCTGCAGGACTGCATCAAAAAGGTCAACGAGGGCCCCCCCTCGCTCACCACCGTGTGCTTCTACGCCTTCCATCACACGGAGCAGCTCCTCAACGCCGCCGAGGTGTCGGCCGACAGTCGGCTGCTGGCCGCCGGCTTCGACAGCTCCACCGTCAAGCTGTGGAGCCTACGTGCCCGGAAGCTCAAAGCCAAACCGCACGTGACCGACGTGTCCCGCGTCCACCTGGCGTGCGACGTGCTGGAGGAGGAA ATGGATGAGGAGGACGCCTCGGGCAGCGAGATCAAGATGCTCCGCGGCCACAGCGGTCCCGTGTATCGAACCGCCTTCTTGACGGACAGCTCCGGGCTGCTGACCTGCTCCGAGGACACCAGCATCCGCTACTGGGATCTGGGCAGCTTCACCAATACGGTGCTCTACCAGGGTCACGCGTACCCCGTGTGGGACGTTGACGTGAGCCCCTGCAGCCTCTACTTCGCCAGCGGCTCCCACGACCGCACGGCACGCCTCTGGACCTTTTCTCGTACGTACCCGCTACGGCTCTACGCCGGACACCTGGCGGATGTGGACTGCATCAAATTCCATCCCAACTCCAACTACTTGGCCACTGGCTCCACTGACAAAACCGTGCGGCTGTGGAGCACCCAGCAGGGGGCGTCCGTTCGCCTCTTCACCGGCCACCGCGGCCCCGTGCTGTCGTTAGCTTTCTCGCCTAATGGGAAGTACCTTGCCTCTGGCGGCGAGGACCAGAGAATCAAACTGTGGGATTTGGCCTCGGGAACGTTGTTCAAGGACATGCGGGGACACACGGACAGCGTCACCGGCTTGTCTTTCAGCCCCGACAGCAGCCTGGTGGCGTCCTCGTCGATGGACAACTCTGTCAGGGTTTGGGACGTCCGCGGCTCTCACGGCGGAACGCCGACGGACGGCTCATCCGGCGAGCTGGTGGGCTCGTACGCAGGGAACACGAGCAACGTGCTCAATGTGCAGTTCATGGCGTGCAACCTGCTGCTGGTGACCGGAAGCGCACACGATAACACAGAATCTTAG
- the taf5l gene encoding TAF5-like RNA polymerase II p300/CBP-associated factor-associated factor 65 kDa subunit 5L isoform X1: protein MKRVRTEQIQYAVAQYLKRRQYVDSTEGSLKAAKFFQTAEEMAAGLTAVQTESGCANVVSAAPCQSDPQQYELQYSRLRCFLSEADISWAKEVSSILYPLFVYFHLDMVHLGLKGAVDGFYSRFHGAFLQDSEQRATIEQLRHVLTSQDVAANPRLNAFLEHKFVVHLTEPAYSYLLRYLQSEDNSTICRVLSTHLKLEVSVSRRTDYQLYGGAGGNAGAPNSTSTWAGVDGAEGGDGVELPAGIPQSQAALEALQDCIKKVNEGPPSLTTVCFYAFHHTEQLLNAAEVSADSRLLAAGFDSSTVKLWSLRARKLKAKPHVTDVSRVHLACDVLEEEMDEEDASGSEIKMLRGHSGPVYRTAFLTDSSGLLTCSEDTSIRYWDLGSFTNTVLYQGHAYPVWDVDVSPCSLYFASGSHDRTARLWTFSRTYPLRLYAGHLADVDCIKFHPNSNYLATGSTDKTVRLWSTQQGASVRLFTGHRGPVLSLAFSPNGKYLASGGEDQRIKLWDLASGTLFKDMRGHTDSVTGLSFSPDSSLVASSSMDNSVRVWDVRGSHGGTPTDGSSGELVGSYAGNTSNVLNVQFMACNLLLVTGSAHDNTES from the exons ATGAAGCGGGTCCGCACGGAGCAGATCCAGTACGCAGTGGCCCAGTACCTGAAGAGGAGACAGTATGTGGACTCCACTGAGGGTTCCCTGAAAGCAGCCAAATTCTTCCAGACAGCTGAGGAAATGGCTGCTGGCCTCACAG caGTTCAGACCGAGTCAGGCTGCGCCAATGTGGtgtccgcagcgccttgtcagtCGGACCCGCAGCAGTATGAGTTGCAGTACTCGAGGCTGCGCTGCTTCCTGTCAG AAGCGGACATATCATGGGCAAAGGAGGTGAGCAGCATCCTCTACCCGCTTTTTGTCTACTTCCACCTGGACATGGTGCACTTGGGCCTGAAGGGGGCAGTTGACGGCTTCTACAGCCGTTTCCACGGCGCCTTCCTTCAGGACAGCGAGCAGCGTGCCACCATCGAGCAGCTCCGTCACGTCCTCACCAGTCAGGACGTGGCCGCCAACCCCAGGCTCAATGCTTTTCTGGAGCACAAGTTTGTGGTACATCTAACGGAGCCCGCCTACAGTTACCTGCTACGCTACCTGCAGAGCGAGGACAACAGCACCATCTGCAGGGTCCTCAGTACGCACCTGAAGCTGGAGGTGAGCGTCTCACGGCGCACCGACTACCAGTTATACGGCGGAGCAGGCGGGAATGCCGGTGCGCCCAACTCGACTTCCACGTGGGCGGGAGTGGACGGTGCGGAGGGCGGGGACGGGGTGGAGCTCCCTGCTGGAATCCCACAGAGCCAGGCGGCACTGGAGGCTCTGCAGGACTGCATCAAAAAGGTCAACGAGGGCCCCCCCTCGCTCACCACCGTGTGCTTCTACGCCTTCCATCACACGGAGCAGCTCCTCAACGCCGCCGAGGTGTCGGCCGACAGTCGGCTGCTGGCCGCCGGCTTCGACAGCTCCACCGTCAAGCTGTGGAGCCTACGTGCCCGGAAGCTCAAAGCCAAACCGCACGTGACCGACGTGTCCCGCGTCCACCTGGCGTGCGACGTGCTGGAGGAGGAA ATGGATGAGGAGGACGCCTCGGGCAGCGAGATCAAGATGCTCCGCGGCCACAGCGGTCCCGTGTATCGAACCGCCTTCTTGACGGACAGCTCCGGGCTGCTGACCTGCTCCGAGGACACCAGCATCCGCTACTGGGATCTGGGCAGCTTCACCAATACGGTGCTCTACCAGGGTCACGCGTACCCCGTGTGGGACGTTGACGTGAGCCCCTGCAGCCTCTACTTCGCCAGCGGCTCCCACGACCGCACGGCACGCCTCTGGACCTTTTCTCGTACGTACCCGCTACGGCTCTACGCCGGACACCTGGCGGATGTGGACTGCATCAAATTCCATCCCAACTCCAACTACTTGGCCACTGGCTCCACTGACAAAACCGTGCGGCTGTGGAGCACCCAGCAGGGGGCGTCCGTTCGCCTCTTCACCGGCCACCGCGGCCCCGTGCTGTCGTTAGCTTTCTCGCCTAATGGGAAGTACCTTGCCTCTGGCGGCGAGGACCAGAGAATCAAACTGTGGGATTTGGCCTCGGGAACGTTGTTCAAGGACATGCGGGGACACACGGACAGCGTCACCGGCTTGTCTTTCAGCCCCGACAGCAGCCTGGTGGCGTCCTCGTCGATGGACAACTCTGTCAGGGTTTGGGACGTCCGCGGCTCTCACGGCGGAACGCCGACGGACGGCTCATCCGGCGAGCTGGTGGGCTCGTACGCAGGGAACACGAGCAACGTGCTCAATGTGCAGTTCATGGCGTGCAACCTGCTGCTGGTGACCGGAAGCGCACACGATAACACAGAATCTTAG
- the capn9 gene encoding calpain-9, with the protein MPLQSNSTGRTATAAINTQMDGRSFEQLRQECLQRRVLFEDPDFPAADSSLFFSQSVPVRMEWKRPTEICTKPKFIVGDANRTDICQGQLGDCWLLAAIASLTLKKDALARVVPHDQDFDHRYAGIFHFQFWQHNKWLDVVVDDRLPTVRNQLIMLHSASNNEFWSALLEKAYAKLHGSYESLKGGSTMEAMEDFTGGVGEMYDTKKASGDLFSIMKKALDRGSMMACSIDISSSAESEAKLSNGLVKGHAYSITGLQEINFRGRKVKLIRVRNPWGQVEWNGPWSDNSKEWDYVDRAEKNRILQHSTEDGEFWMDFEDFKASYDKVEICNMTPDALTDNTKRHWEVQLFEGEWIRGSTAGGCRNFIDTFWTNPQFKLELVDADDEDDVCSVVIALMQKNRRRLRKEGMDLQTIGFAVYEAPNDADQQGKDFFRMHASKARSKTYINLREVSERFTLPPGRYLLVPTTFQPHHEADFLVRIFSEKKVSALEMGSDVDADLPEPPPPSAPEDETDEEKTLRKLFEEVAGRDQAISVRELQQILNGVLSTRREIKFDGLSLHTCHNIINLLDVDNTGKMEFQEFKVFWEKMKKWIMLFLSFDTDRSGTMSSYELRSALKAAGMKLNNRLLQLLALRFADDNYTIDFDDYLNCIVRLENMFRVFQAMDTHHKGRVNINMLQFLILSMSV; encoded by the exons ATGCCACTGCAGTCCAACTCGACGGGGCGGACCGCCACCGCGGCCATCAACACGCAGATGGACGGCAGGTCCTTTGAGCAGCTGAGGCAGGAGTGTCTGCAGAGGAGGGTTTTGTTTGAGGATCCGGACTTCCCCGCCGCGGACTCCTCGCTTTTTTTCAGTCAGAGTGTTCCTGTCAGAATGGAGTGGAAGAGGCCGACG GAGATTTGCACCAAGCCCAAGTTCATCGTAGGAGACGCTAACCGGACCGATATCTGCCAGGGCCAGCTAG GGGACTGCTGGCTCCTGGCTGCCATTGCATCATTGACGCTGAAGAAGGACGCTCTGGCCAGAGTGGTGCCCCACGACCAGGACTTTGACCACCGTTACGCGGGGATCTTCCACTTCCAG TTCTGGCAGCACAACAAATGGCTGGACGTGGTGGTGGACGACCGTCTGCCGACGGTGCGCAATCAGCTGATCATGCTTCACTCGGCCTCCAACAACGAGTTCTGGAGCGCCTTGCTGGAGAAAGCCTATGCCAA gctgcacggcagctACGAGTCGCTGAAGGGCGGCAGCACCATGGAGGCCATGGAGGACTTCACCGGCGGCGTGGGTGAAATGTACGACACCAAGAAAGCTTCCGGTGATCTTTTCTCCATCATGAAGAAAGCCCTGGACAGAGGCTCCATGATGGCATGCTCCATTGAC ATTAGCAGCTCTGCAGAGTCGGAGGCCAAGTTGTCCAACGGCCTGGTGAAGGGCCACGCTTACTCCATCACAGGCCTGCAGGAG ATCAATTTCAGAGGCAGGAAGGTCAAACTGATCCGTGTCAGAAACCCCTGGGGTCAAGTCGAGTGGAACGGCCCGTGGAGTGACAA ttcCAAAGAGTGGGACTATGTGGACCGAGCCGAGAAAAACCGCATTCTGCAGCACTCCACAGAGGATGGTGAATTCTG GATGGACTTTGAGGACTTCAAGGCCAGCTATGACAAGGTGGAGATATGCAACATGACGCCCGACGCCCTAACGGACAACACCAAGCGCCACTGGGAGGTCCAGTTGTTCGAGGGCGAGTGGATCCGAGGCTCCACCGCTGGCGGATGCAGGAACTTCATCG ACACATTCTGGACCAACCCTCAGTTCAAACTGGAGCTGGTGGACGCCGACGACGAAGACGACGTGTGCAGCGTGGTCATCGCCTTAATGCAGAAGAACAGACGCCGGCTGAGGAAGGAGGGCATGGACCTGCAGACTATCGGCTTTGCGGTCTACGAG GCACCAAACGATGCAGATCAACAGGGAAAAGATTTCTTCCGCATGCATGCATCCAAAGCTCGCAGCAAGACCTACATCAACCTCCGTGAGGTGTCTGAACGCTTCACGCTGCCCCCCGGCAGATACCTCCTGGTGCCCACCACCTTCCAGCCTCACCACGAGGCCGACTTCCTGGTCCGAATCTTCTCCGAGAAGAAGGTGTCGGCTCT GGAAATGGGGAGCGACGTTGATGCTGACCTGCCTGAG CCGCCTCCGCCCAGCGCTCCGGAGGACGAGACAGATGAGGAGAAAACCCTCAGGAAGCTCTTTGAGGAGGTGGCTGGAAGG GACCAGGCCATCTCCGTTAGGGAGCTTCAGCAGATACTGAATGGCGTCCTCAGCACGA GGAGAGAGATCAAATTTGACGGCCTGAGCCTCCACACGTGCCACAACATCATAAACCTGCTGGAT GTGGACAACACCGGGAAGATGGAGTTCCAAGAGTTCAAGGTCTTCTGGGAAAAGATGAAGAAGTGGATC ATGCTCTTCCTGTCCTTCGACACCGACCGCTCGGGAACGATGTCCTCTTATGAGCTCCGCAGCGCTCTCAAAGCTGCAG GGATGAAGCTGAACAATCGGCTCCTGCAACTGCTGGCCCTGAGGTTCGCTGACGACAACTACACCATCGACTTTGACGACTACCTGAACTGCATCGTCCGCCTGGAGAACATGTTCA GAGTTTTCCAGGCCATGGACACCCACCACAAGGGGAGGGTGAACATCAACATGTTGCAG TTTCTGATCTTGTCCATGTCCGTGTGA
- the ltv1 gene encoding protein LTV1 homolog — translation MPHRKKKSFIEKKKAVTFHLVHRSQRDPLVADETAPQHILLPAAKVEAERRQEEQRKYGVFFDDDYDYLQHLKEASHQTELVAADSSGHFHLRDDGEQDDGEEVDMDNVIPGARIKLPSSVFASDFEEDVGLLNKAAPISGPRLDLDPDIVAALDLDFDYEDPENELEDDFIVKANRACGTIEPRGDGDEEDEWEDTDDKGDFGSESGLSEDGGPREFLFSDVETKSRFTEYSMTSSVIRRNEQLTLLDDRFEKIYEQYDDDEIGALDNTELEGFIQLDSARLEEVIKDYFVQKDKDSLRPDDLGPKELPVLQEEEDDDDDEVEEMETLLIKEPEEKWDCETIISTYSNIHNRPKVIDHPPKVKPIRVSNRSGVPLDVLPARGPTSKQAERMSRINDSDLPRVSTQARHKDEGTEERKARKQAIKGERKERRVEKKANKTAFKEEKARQEKQMLNLRNNIQGLKLS, via the exons ATG CCTCACCGAAAGAAGAAGTCATTCATTGAGAAGAAGAAGGCGGTGACCTTTCACCTGGTCCACAGGAGTCAGAGGGACCCCCTGGTCGCCGATGAGACGGCTCCACAGCACATCCTCCTGCCCGCCGCCAAG GTGGAGGCGGAGAGGCGGCAAGAGGAGCAGAGGAAATACGGTGTCTTTTTTGACGACGACTACGACTACCTGCAGCACCTGAAGGAGGCGTCCCACCAAACTGAGCTGGTGGCTGCTGACTCCTCCGGCCATTTTCACCTCCGTGATGATGGGGAGCAGGACGATGGAGAGGAAGTTGACATGGACAACGTCATACCT GGTGCTAGAATCAAGCTGCCATCGTCAGTGTTCGCCTCTGATTTCGAAGAAGATGTCGGACTTCTTAACAAGGCAGCGCCGATCTCAG GACCACGTCTGGACCTGGACCCGGACATTGTGGCCGCTctcgacttggactttgacTACGAAGACCCCGAAAACGAGCTGGAAGATGACTTCATCGTCAAAGCTAACCGTGCGTGCGGCACCATCGAGCCCAG AGGCGATGGTGATGAAGAGGATGAGTGGGAGGACACAGACGACAAAGGCGATTTCGGCTCAGAGAGCGGGCTGTCAGAAGACGGCGGACCTCGTGAGTTCCTCTTCTCAGACGTAGAGACGAAGAGTCGCTTCACCGAGTACTCGATGACCTCGTCGGTGATTAGGAGGAACGAGCAGCTCACCCTGCTGGACGACCGCTTTGAGAAG ATTTACGAACAGTACGATGACGATGAGATCGGCGCCCTGGACAACACGGAGCTGGAAGGCTTCATCCAGCTGGACAGCGCTCGACTGGAGGAAGTCATCAAAGACTACTTTGTCCAGAAAGACAAAGA CTCGCTGAGGCCTGATGACTTGGGCCCGAAAGAACTTCCTGTCTTacaagaggaggaagatgatgacgacgacgaggTGGAGGAGATGGAAACGTTGCTGATCAAGGAGCCAGAAGAGAAATGGGACTGCGAGACCATCATTA gcaCCTACTCCAACATCCACAACAGACCCAAAGTCATCGACCATCCTCCAAAG GTGAAGCCCATCCGCGTGTCCAACAGAAGCGGCGTTCCCCTGGACGTCCTCCCCGCCAGAGGGCCCACCAGCAAGCAGGCCGAGCGCATGAGCAGGATCAACGACTCTGACCTGCCTCGCGTCTCCACTCAGGCCCGCCACAAGGACGAGGGCACGGAGGAGAGGAAAGCCCGGAAGCAGGCCATCAAGGGGGAGCGCAAG GAAAGGCGAGTGGAGAAGAAGGCCAACAAGACGGCGTTCAAGGAGGAAAAGGCGCGTCAGGAGAAGCAGATGTTGAACCTGAGGAACAACATCCAGGGTCTCAAACTGTCGTAA
- the ifngr1 gene encoding interferon gamma receptor 1 isoform X1 — protein MRQSAVTSPGDFRFGQVIVVDGRFEPTTKNQEELKNTKAKKRRDRREASVCDELVREFDARAAGESHHVKHAAGWCVQGPVDVARRRGVRSACGSTHQRDGHLSQCAGQRQLGLRRRRGAHQLPGVRGKLRQVRSPPPRTFCVCLCPVCPTPVFRRHLEDVTAEHKYDNVSALVWDSLESVMDVHYVTLTAARGRRFSANVSKTFTFNHLKMADVTCQLDFPPVHVRADDSGTVVTFPNPLRYYPELRQATRMSAVSLDFSVSPHGSQGDVRGSCQIEQKTCRVDMLFPDGADHCVTLTGAMSDRAGRYVAFQKTEPVCVDESALEPMMLALLLTFLFIIITGLALAIWKLRAWTMKINKDELPKSLRSGRILSKGECNMDADCRVEMVSGVEDVRLISRCGEDSSCESTATESIPIHPEEEEQEVEEVEEEEEGESAYDCTHVEVQVDLGDGATAWGYTER, from the exons ATGCGTCAAAGCGCTGTGACGTCACCAGGTGACTTCCGGTTTGGGCAGGTGATCGTGGTAGACGGACGCTTTGAACCAACGACGAAGAACCAAGAAGAACTAAAGAATACGAAAGCCAAAAAAAGACGCGATCGACGAGAAGCTTCCGTTTGTGATGAGCTCGTGCGGGAGTTTGACGCGCGTGCCGCAGGGGAGTCTCACCACGTGAAGCATGCTGCCGGGTGGTGCGTTCAGGGCCCTGTGGATGTTGCTCGTCGCCGTGGCGTCCGCTCAGCCTG TGGCTCCACCCACCAACGTGACGGTCACCTGTCGCAATGCGCTGGCCAGCGTCAACTGGGATTACGGCGGCGACGAGGCGCCCACCAGCTTCCAGGTGTACGTGGGAAGCTCCGACAGGTGagatcaccccccccccgcaccttctgtgtgtgtttgtgtcccgtGTGTCCGACTCCCGTCTTTAGACGCCACCTGGAGGACGTAACGGCAGAGCACAAGTACGACAACGTGAGCGCCCTGGTGTGGGACTCGCTGGAGAGCGTCATGGACGTCCATTACGTCACGCTGACGGCGGCGCGGGGCCGACGTTTCTCCGCCAACGTGTCCAAGACGTTTACCTTCAACCACTTGAAGATGGCCGACGTGACGT GCCAGTTGGACTTCCCTCCCGTGCACGTAAGGGCGGACGACTCGGGGACAGTCGTGACCTTCCCGAATCCGCTGCGTTATTACCCGGAACTGAGACAGGCCACCAGGATGTCGGCTGTCAGTTTGGACTTCAGCGTGTCCCCGCATGGC TCTCAGGGGGACGTCCGAGGTTCCTGTCAAATTGAACAGAAGACGTGCAGAGTAGATATGTTGTTCCCAGACGGAGCGGACCATTGCGTCACGCTGACGGGCGCCATGAGCGACCGGGCCGGACGCTATGTTGCGTTCCAGAAGACGGAACCCGTGTGTGTGGACGAGTCTG ctttAGAGCCAATGATGCTGGCTCTCCTGCTGACGTTcttattcatcatcatcaccggGTTGGCCCTCGCCATCTGGAAGCTGAGGGCGTGGACCATGAAGATCAACAAAGATGAGCTTCCAAAAAGCCTG CGATCAGGCCGCATTTTGTCGAAAGGCGAGTGCAACATGGACGCCGACTGCAGGGTGGAAATGGTCTCTGGTGTGGAAGACGTCCGGTTGATCTCCCGGTGTGGTGAGGACTCCTCATGCGAGTCTACGGCAACGGAAAGCATTCCCATCCatccagaggaggaggagcaggaggtggaggaggtggaggaggaggaggaaggggagtCTGCTTATGATTGCACGCATGTGGAGGTGCAAGTGGACCTGGGTGATGGAGCCACAGCTTGGGGTTACACCGAGAGGTAG
- the ifngr1 gene encoding interferon gamma receptor 1 isoform X2, which translates to MLPGGAFRALWMLLVAVASAQPVAPPTNVTVTCRNALASVNWDYGGDEAPTSFQVYVGSSDRRHLEDVTAEHKYDNVSALVWDSLESVMDVHYVTLTAARGRRFSANVSKTFTFNHLKMADVTCQLDFPPVHVRADDSGTVVTFPNPLRYYPELRQATRMSAVSLDFSVSPHGSQGDVRGSCQIEQKTCRVDMLFPDGADHCVTLTGAMSDRAGRYVAFQKTEPVCVDESALEPMMLALLLTFLFIIITGLALAIWKLRAWTMKINKDELPKSLRSGRILSKGECNMDADCRVEMVSGVEDVRLISRCGEDSSCESTATESIPIHPEEEEQEVEEVEEEEEGESAYDCTHVEVQVDLGDGATAWGYTER; encoded by the exons ATGCTGCCGGGTGGTGCGTTCAGGGCCCTGTGGATGTTGCTCGTCGCCGTGGCGTCCGCTCAGCCTG TGGCTCCACCCACCAACGTGACGGTCACCTGTCGCAATGCGCTGGCCAGCGTCAACTGGGATTACGGCGGCGACGAGGCGCCCACCAGCTTCCAGGTGTACGTGGGAAGCTCCGACAG ACGCCACCTGGAGGACGTAACGGCAGAGCACAAGTACGACAACGTGAGCGCCCTGGTGTGGGACTCGCTGGAGAGCGTCATGGACGTCCATTACGTCACGCTGACGGCGGCGCGGGGCCGACGTTTCTCCGCCAACGTGTCCAAGACGTTTACCTTCAACCACTTGAAGATGGCCGACGTGACGT GCCAGTTGGACTTCCCTCCCGTGCACGTAAGGGCGGACGACTCGGGGACAGTCGTGACCTTCCCGAATCCGCTGCGTTATTACCCGGAACTGAGACAGGCCACCAGGATGTCGGCTGTCAGTTTGGACTTCAGCGTGTCCCCGCATGGC TCTCAGGGGGACGTCCGAGGTTCCTGTCAAATTGAACAGAAGACGTGCAGAGTAGATATGTTGTTCCCAGACGGAGCGGACCATTGCGTCACGCTGACGGGCGCCATGAGCGACCGGGCCGGACGCTATGTTGCGTTCCAGAAGACGGAACCCGTGTGTGTGGACGAGTCTG ctttAGAGCCAATGATGCTGGCTCTCCTGCTGACGTTcttattcatcatcatcaccggGTTGGCCCTCGCCATCTGGAAGCTGAGGGCGTGGACCATGAAGATCAACAAAGATGAGCTTCCAAAAAGCCTG CGATCAGGCCGCATTTTGTCGAAAGGCGAGTGCAACATGGACGCCGACTGCAGGGTGGAAATGGTCTCTGGTGTGGAAGACGTCCGGTTGATCTCCCGGTGTGGTGAGGACTCCTCATGCGAGTCTACGGCAACGGAAAGCATTCCCATCCatccagaggaggaggagcaggaggtggaggaggtggaggaggaggaggaaggggagtCTGCTTATGATTGCACGCATGTGGAGGTGCAAGTGGACCTGGGTGATGGAGCCACAGCTTGGGGTTACACCGAGAGGTAG
- the LOC131134767 gene encoding small integral membrane protein 28-like produces the protein MMMRGLLESSWRRFGPAGRGSYDWVTTAPSGQDKQGFNWNDLGEDRKYELLVYVVLPVVSVLLLALVAILVYRRCSRSKLGLASIIALDLQDAESSAEFLSSLTRNAERHASTSSTGSDGVFVMVYLPPPYEETLTKITRAASLSSSKDAESIKIEDLEAKLCPEIRSSGRYV, from the exons ATGATGATGCGCGGGCTCCTGGAGAGCAGCTGGAGGAGGTTCGGCCCAGCGGGCCGGGGATCGTACGACTGGGTCACGACGGCACCTTCAGGCCAGGACAAGCAG GGTTTCAACTGGAACGACCTGGGAGAGGACAGGAAGTACGAGCTGCTGGTCTACGTGGTCCTCCCCGTGGTGTCAGTGCTCCTGCTGGCCCTGGTGGCCATCTTGGTGTACCGCCGCTGCTCACGCTCCAAGCTGGGCCTGGCCAGTATCATCGCTCTGGACCTGCAGGACGCCGAGAGCAGCGCAGAGTTCCTGTCCTCGCTGACCCGCAACGCCGAGCGCCACGCCAGCACCAGCTCCACCGGCTCTGACGGCGTCTTCGTCATGGTGTACCTCCCCCCACCTTATGAAGAGACCCTCACCAAGATCACCCGGGCCGCCAGCCTCAGCAGCTCCAAGGACGCAGAGTCCATCAAGATTGAGGACCTGGAGGCCAAGCTGTGCCCGGAGATCAGGTCCAGCGGTCGCTACGTGTGA